One Ahaetulla prasina isolate Xishuangbanna chromosome 1, ASM2864084v1, whole genome shotgun sequence DNA window includes the following coding sequences:
- the CNRIP1 gene encoding CB1 cannabinoid receptor-interacting protein 1 isoform X2 — MAEVPPVVRIKVSLKIQPNDGPVYFKVDGQRFGQNRTIKLLTGAKYKVEVAVKPGTIHATTMGIGGVNVPLEETAREPQLVTYTGIYDTEGVPHTKSGERQPIQVNLQVTDIGAFETVWQVKFYNYHKRDHCQWGNSFGCIEYECKPNETRSLMWINKETFF; from the exons ATGGCCGAGGTGCCCCCCGTGGTCCGGATCAAGGTCTCCCTCAAGATCCAACCGAACGACGGGCCCGTCTATTTCAAGGTGGACGGGCAGAGGTTCGGTCAGAACCGCACCATCAAATTGCTGACGGGGGCCAAATACAAGGTGGAGGTGGCCGTGAAGCCGGGGACCATCCACGCCAC GACAATGGGAATAGGTGGAGTCAATGTGCCCCTTGAAGAAACAGCAAGAGAACCACAACTTGTTACTTACACTGGCATCTATGACACAGAAGGAGTTCCTCATACCAAAAGTGGGGAAAGACAACCTATACAAGTCAACCTACAG GTCACTGACATTGGCGCTTTTGAAACAGTTTGGCAAGTCAAATTCTACAACTATCACAAGCGAGACCACTGCCAATGGGGAAACAGTTTTGGCTGCATTGAGTATGAATGCAAACCCAACGAAACGCGCAGCCTCATGTGGATCAATAAGGAGACCTTCTTCTGA
- the CNRIP1 gene encoding CB1 cannabinoid receptor-interacting protein 1 isoform X1, with protein sequence MKRAGYQEDKPLPILSCLIFQRARRSKLSSSSRAASTMAEVPPVVRIKVSLKIQPNDGPVYFKVDGQRFGQNRTIKLLTGAKYKVEVAVKPGTIHATTMGIGGVNVPLEETAREPQLVTYTGIYDTEGVPHTKSGERQPIQVNLQVTDIGAFETVWQVKFYNYHKRDHCQWGNSFGCIEYECKPNETRSLMWINKETFF encoded by the exons aTGAAACGTGCGGGATACCAAGAAGACAAACCCCTGCCCATACTATCTTGTCTTATCTTCCAAAGGGCCAGAAGGTCAAAGCTCAG TTCCTCCAGCCGCGCCGCCAGCACCATGGCCGAGGTGCCCCCCGTGGTCCGGATCAAGGTCTCCCTCAAGATCCAACCGAACGACGGGCCCGTCTATTTCAAGGTGGACGGGCAGAGGTTCGGTCAGAACCGCACCATCAAATTGCTGACGGGGGCCAAATACAAGGTGGAGGTGGCCGTGAAGCCGGGGACCATCCACGCCAC GACAATGGGAATAGGTGGAGTCAATGTGCCCCTTGAAGAAACAGCAAGAGAACCACAACTTGTTACTTACACTGGCATCTATGACACAGAAGGAGTTCCTCATACCAAAAGTGGGGAAAGACAACCTATACAAGTCAACCTACAG GTCACTGACATTGGCGCTTTTGAAACAGTTTGGCAAGTCAAATTCTACAACTATCACAAGCGAGACCACTGCCAATGGGGAAACAGTTTTGGCTGCATTGAGTATGAATGCAAACCCAACGAAACGCGCAGCCTCATGTGGATCAATAAGGAGACCTTCTTCTGA